The stretch of DNA TTATTACACCTTTGTAAATAATGAATCGACCAATACACGTACAATTTCTCATTTCTATATGTTGGATAATATTTTCACATTCAAAAAGAAAGTAGAATTTACGGCCGGCCTCAAATGGATGCAAAATGATTATCGTTCACTAACAAAACAGAGTTTCGAGTCGTGGGTACCGAACGGTAATTTTGCTTGGACCTTTTTAGACAAATGGCTACTTCAGTCGGATATCAACTATCATTTGCAATACCAAAATGGCGAAAAAATCAATGAAGCCAAAGAACTCAATGCGTCTTTGCGCTATAATATTGCTAAAAAAACATACATTACTTTTATCGCAGGAAATATTTTAGGAAATGATTTACTCGTGACCAATTCATTCAACGATAACTATACCCAAACCACTCAGCAAGAAGTATTGGGTCGTTATTTTTTGGTAAATCTACGATATAAATTTTAAGGATTTTCTCAAAACCTCCGTTTACAAAATGCCGCTCCGAACTGGGCGGCATTTTTGTTGCAAAAAAGATTTTCTTATTTTTTTTCTAAAAAGAAATCTCGTATCAATTCCATTGCCCATAAAAAATCTTCGGGTAGTTGACCTTCGGTCCAAGGTTCTTTCGAACCAAAAGCATGATCCACACCTGCCAAAACCTGTAACTCAATAGTAGGATTCCATCTTTTCAGGTTTTTGGCTTCTTCTACCGAAACCGTTTCATCTGCATCACCATGTAGATTGAGATACGGAATGCTTAAATTCTGAATATTTTTTTCAATCGACAGACGATTTTCATGCTGGATATAGTCCTCATAAAACTGATAATTCATCGGCATCCATTGCTGGGTTCTCATATTCTGAAAACGATATACTCCAGAATCTTTCCAATCTTCTAATTCTTGCTCCGAATAATTTCGGAAACGATCTAGGTAAGAAATCGCACCAAGTGTAGCTATCTTTTTCACACGTGGATCTTCTATTCCTTTTAGAATCGTGATTCCTCCACCTCGAGAATGGCCAATCAAATAAACCTCATCGCGATTAATCTCTTTTTCGGGAATCCAATCACCGCTAATCGCATGCGAAATAACCAAGCCCAAATCATCGAGTTCTGTAGAATAATTATTTTCACCGAAAGCTTCTAATTCTGTAAATTTTTGCGTATTGGTCAATCCAATTCCGTTGTACGAAAAATTGTATTTGATAAATGCAAAATGATTAGTAGCCCAAAATTTTGCCATCAAATCAAAACATCCATGGTCTTTAAATCCTTTGAAACCATGGCTAAAAATTACAATCGGTTTCTTTTTTCCATCTCGTAGATAAGCAACATCATACAAAGATTTTCGTTCTCTACTTCCTTGGAAGAGATTGTTTTTTGATAGAACTATTTTCTCGAACATTTTTCGGGTTATATAATCTTTTTCTAAACTCCAACCACGAGCAGGCGAATATTCTCTCCCATACATGATGATTTGGATATGCAGTTTATTCCATACCTCACGAGGGAAAATACGTTTAGCATCGCGTTCGGTTTCTTCTACATTTTTTCCTTTGGTCAATTTCCACAATTTCATCAATCGGTGGATATGTGTATCGACCGGGAAGGCCGGAATCCCAAACCATTGGGCCATCACCACCGATGCAGTTTTGTGCCCAACACCTGGTAATTCTTCTAATTGCTCGAAGGTCGATGGAACTTCGCCATCATATTTTTCGACCAACATTTCTGATAGAAGACGAATATTTTTGGCTTTGGTGTTCGACAAGCCTATTTGCTTTATATATTCTTTGATTTCTTCGACTTCGAGCTGCATCATTTCTTTTGCATTATTGGCTCGAGCAAAAAGAGCAGGTGTTACTTCGTTTACTTTTTTATCGGTTGTTTGTGCCGAAAGCAAAACAGCTATCAGCAATGTAAAAGCATCTTGATGATGCAACGGAATGGGTAGATTTGGATATAATTTTTCTAATTCTTGAATAAGAAAATCTATCCTTTCCTGTTTTTTCATCATAGGGAATATCTTTCATCTATAGACAAATTTACAAGGAATAAAATGAATAGAAAAAAGTAGAGAATTTCTCTTTTTGTGACAGAATGAAGGATTGGGAGAGGATAGTCTAGCATCTTTCTGAAAAACAAAAAAGTCGAACCTATTCAACTCGACTTTTTGAATTTTGATTGTTCTATTCATTGGTTTGTATAGGTTTTTCGACAACCGGAAGAATTTCTCCTTTCTCTAAACGATATCGGTTGATTTCTTCTGTCGGAATTTCTTTGGTATAATCGACCTTATGCACGATAAAACCTGCATCTTCTAAGCGCTGATAGTAATCCAAACCATAAATCCGAACGTGATCATATTGACCAAATTTTTCTTTTCGCTCTTCTTTGCTTGTCACAGAACTATCTTCGTAGGTAAGCTCGCGTTGATAACTTATCGGTACCTGAAAAATTCCCCAGCCACCTGGTTTCATCACTCGAAAAAGCTCGCTCATCGCCTGATGATCATCCATGATGTGTTCGAGAACATGGTTACAAAAAATTACATCGAATGTGTTTTCTCCAAAGGGTAAATCGCAAATGTCTGCTTTTACATCGGCCAAAGGCGATTCTATATCAGACGTTATATAGTCTAGATTTTGCATTGCCCGAAAGCGTTTATAAAATGCTTGTTCGGGTGCAATGTGCAGCACTTTTTGTTTTGCCTGAAAAAAATTGGTTTTATTGGTAAGGTACAACCACATTAATCGATGCCTTTCTAAGGAAAAGGTATTCGGTGCCAATACATTTTCGCGTTGTTTTTCGTATCCATAGGGCAACATTTTATAATATCCTTGTCCATCGATTGGGTCGTAGTAGCGATTCCCTTTTAGTAGCCATACCAAAACAGGCCGAATGATATAGCTAATGTTGATGAGTATTGGTCTTGGGATTAGGTTCATCCCATAGCGGAAAAGTCGCTTCATGAGTACGAACTATTTAAAAAGATATGGTTTTTCTTCATCGGATTCGATTCCTAGAGCTTCGTATATATATCCGAAAGTTGACAATAATTTAGGTTCGCCTTCTACCAAGCATACATCGTGCTCGTAATGAGCAGAATATTTGTTATCGCGTGTGGTCACTGTCCAGCCATCTTTATGGAATTTTACTTTATCGGTTCCCATATTGACCATCGGTTCGATGGCTAACACGATTCCGTTTTCTAGTTTTTTACCAGTTCCTCTTCTTCCGTAGTTGGGTACTTGCGGATCTTCGTGCATCTCGCGTCCTAGGCCATGCCCTACTAATTCTTTTACAATTCCGTATCCTTCTGCTTCGCAGTGTTGCTGAATTGCATAACCTATATCACCAATACGGTTTCCTTTACGCATTTGTTCAATTCCTTTGTATAGAGATTCTTTGGTTACACGAAGTAACTTTTCGGTTTCTTCATCAATATTTCCTACTGCAAAGGTGTAGGCATGGTCTCCATAAAACTCGTTCATATAGACTCCACAATCTACGGATACGATATCGCCATCTTCTAAAGGAATATCGTTCGGAATGCCGTGTACGACTTGTTCGTTTGGTGAAATGCATAAGTTTTTTGGAAAATCATACATTCCTAAAAATGCTGGATACCCGCCATGGTCTCGAATAAATTCTCCACCTAATTTATCTAAATGATTGGTTGTTACGCCAGGTTTAATTTCTTTTGCTAACATACCTAAAGTTTTCGATACCAATTGTGCACTTAGGTACATGAGCTCTAACTCTTCTTTTGTTTTTAAAATTATCATAATCTAAAAAATCCTCTTTTTTTCTTTTGTTCTTTTTTCTCACCATGATGTAGAGTGAACTCTATTTTTTGTGAAATTACTTGATAGACTTCTCCCCAACCGGGAAATCCCCCTAAATTTCGATCGTCTATAAATAGATCAGCATTTATTTTTCTGCTTTGTTGTTTTGGGTCGTATTCTTCACCCTCGAAACTACTATTTACGGCATAGAATTCTATCCCATTTGCTCTACAAAACTCAACAGCTTCGGATAATTTTTCTCCGCTGCGGTACGTCCAGAGTATCAATCGATAACCTTCATTTTGTAGTTTTTTTAGCGTTTCAAAAGCAAATAACTTTGGTTTCCCTATTTGCGGATATTTATCTTCGACTATTGTTCCATCAAAATCAACTGCTATTATTTTTGTATTCATCATGGTTTTATCTTGTTTAGGGGAGATGTATTTGTATCTAAATATTGCCTAAATGTTTTTTATGAAACCAAAATATCACCTATCATTTCGGTCGGAATTGGTATTTGCATCACTGTAAGAATAGTAGGTGCAATGTCGCCTAGTTTTCCATGTTTCAAATTCCAACGACGATTTTTATCTACAACAATCAACGGAACGGGATTTGTACTATGCTGTGTATTGGGGCTACCATCTTCGTTAACCATACAGTCAGAATTTCCATGATCTGCCAAAATAAAAGTGGTGTAGTTATGTTTTAGAGCAGCTTCTACGATTCTTCCGACACAAGAGTCTACTACTTCAGCAGCTTTTTGTGCGGCAGAAAAAATGCCTGTATGCCCAACCATATCAGTATTAGCAAAATTTAATACAATGAAATCTGCTGTTTCTTGATTGATTTCTTCTAACAATGCATCGGTAAGCTCATAGGCAGCCATTTCGGGTTTTAGATTATATGTTGCTACATCTCTCGGAGATGGTTTTAGGATTCTCTTTTCACCCTCGAACGGTACTTCTCTACCTCCCGAAAAGAAAAAGGTAACATGTGGATATTTCTCTGTTTCTGCCATTCGGATTTGAGTTTTATGATTTTTCTCTAAAACCTCCCCTAAAGTCATTTGCAGAGTAGAATCCTGAAAAACAACTTCTACATTTTGATATGTTTTATCATAGTCTGTCAGAGTAACGTATTTTAGTTTTAATGCAAACATTTGATGCTCTGGAAAATCTTTTTGCGATAATACTTCGGTAATTTCTCGTCCACGATCTGTTCGGAAGTTGAAGCAAATCACTACATCTTCATTTTCGATAATGGCTTTCGGTTGATCATTTTCATCAGTAACAATAATGGGCAACAAAAATTCGTCGGTCAAAGTATTGGCATAGGCATCTTCTATTGCTTTTATCGGTTGTGTTGTGTATTCGCCAAAACCGTGAACCATAGCATCATAAGCTTTTTTCACCCGCTCCCAACGTTTATCCCGATCCATTGCATAGTAACGTCCTGTAATCGAAGCAAGTTCCCCTACCGATGTTTGCATATGGGTTATGAGTTCTTGTATGAATTCTTTACCGGATGTAGGGTCGGTGTCTCGCCCATCGGTAAAAGCATGTACAAAGACGTTTTTTTCGAGCCCAGCTTCTTTGGCTGCATCGAGTAATCCTTTGAGATGATTGATATGAGAATGCACTCCACCATCGGAAACTAATCCTATGAAATGGACTTTTCTACTGTTTTCTTTGGCATAAGAAAAAGCATCATGAAGCACTTTTTCTTGTAATAATTCTTTGTTTTCTACTGCACGATTGATCCTCACTAAATTCTGATAAACCACTCTACCAGCTCCTAGATTCATATGTCCCACCTCTGAATTCCCCATTTGTCCTTCTGGCAAACCGACTGCTAACCCAAAGGTGTCTAACGTTGTATTGGGATAATTTGTCATCAAGGTATCGATATTGGGTGTATTGGCTTTTGCTATTGCAGAGACTTTCGGGTCTGGATTGATTCCCCAACCGTCTAAGATTAATAATAGTGCTTTGTTATTTATCATACTTGTAAACTGTAAAAGAAAAATCCAAAGTTACGAACTTTCGATTTATTACTGGGTCAATTTGCGACTTCACTTATAAATTTTATTCGCATCAATCGCAGTTCTTCTTCGTCGTAATCATCGCTAAATTCATCGAGAAGATTCGCCATCGAGTCGTTTTCGGCTTCCATCAAATAGTCGAAAATTTCTTCTTGTTGATCTTCATCCAAAACCTCATCTATATAATAATTGATATTCAACTTTGTTCCCTGATAAACTATACTTTCCATTTCTGACAATAACTCATCCATCGAAAGGTTCTTCGCAGAAGCTACATCTGCTAAATCGAGTTTTCGATCAGTAGATTGGATAATATATACTTTATGACTTGTTTTATCGGCCACTTGTTTGATTACCATGTCATCTGGTCGTTCGATCTGGTTATCTTCTACATACTGTGCAATGTAGGCTACAAATTCTTTCCCGAACTTTTTTGCTTTTCCTTCTCCTACTCCATATACGTTGGTAAGCTCGACGAGATTGGTAGGGTATTGCATGGTCATGTCATCTAAACTTGCGTCCTGAAAAACGGCAAAGGGAGGCAACTGATGCTTCTTAGCAATTTTTTTTCTTAATTCTTTGAGATGTTTTAGAAGTCGATCATCAAAAGCTGCAGGTGAAGTAGGTGTTTCATCTACTATTCCTCCATCGAGTAGCTTTTTATAATCTATATCTTGAGCAATCTCGAATTTAGTCGGATTGTCTAAAAATTCTCTTCCTTGCTCAGTTATTTTCAGTAATCCATAAGTTTCTATTTCTTTTTTGAGATAATTATGGACGATTAATTGTCGTACTACCGTTTTCCAGAAATAATCTTCTTGGTCTTTCCCGATCCCAAAATATGGTTCTGATTGTAAGTTGAATGATTTGGTTATAGAGTTTTCTTTGCCAACCAATATATGGACTATATCAGCAATACGTAATTTTTGATTGGTTTTCTCTACAATGGTCAAAACTTGCTGTGCTTCTCGGGTAGCATCCATCATTTTTTTAGGATTACGCATATTATCGTCCATATTAGCACCCGCACCGTTTACTTCATCGAATTCTTCTCCGAAATAATGGAGCAAAAATTTTCTTCTCGACATAGAAGTCTCGGCATATGCTGCCACTTCATTCAACAGTTGCATACCGATCTCTCGTTCTGCAACTGGTTTACTAGCCAAAAACTTCTCTAGTTTTTCGATATCTTTATAATCGTAAAAAGCCACACATTCTCCTTCTCCACCATCTCGACCTGCTCGTCCAGTCTCTTGATAATAG from Weeksella virosa DSM 16922 encodes:
- the gpmI gene encoding 2,3-bisphosphoglycerate-independent phosphoglycerate mutase, with amino-acid sequence MNNKALLLILDGWGINPDPKVSAIAKANTPNIDTLMTNYPNTTLDTFGLAVGLPEGQMGNSEVGHMNLGAGRVVYQNLVRINRAVENKELLQEKVLHDAFSYAKENSRKVHFIGLVSDGGVHSHINHLKGLLDAAKEAGLEKNVFVHAFTDGRDTDPTSGKEFIQELITHMQTSVGELASITGRYYAMDRDKRWERVKKAYDAMVHGFGEYTTQPIKAIEDAYANTLTDEFLLPIIVTDENDQPKAIIENEDVVICFNFRTDRGREITEVLSQKDFPEHQMFALKLKYVTLTDYDKTYQNVEVVFQDSTLQMTLGEVLEKNHKTQIRMAETEKYPHVTFFFSGGREVPFEGEKRILKPSPRDVATYNLKPEMAAYELTDALLEEINQETADFIVLNFANTDMVGHTGIFSAAQKAAEVVDSCVGRIVEAALKHNYTTFILADHGNSDCMVNEDGSPNTQHSTNPVPLIVVDKNRRWNLKHGKLGDIAPTILTVMQIPIPTEMIGDILVS
- a CDS encoding class I SAM-dependent methyltransferase, whose product is MKRLFRYGMNLIPRPILINISYIIRPVLVWLLKGNRYYDPIDGQGYYKMLPYGYEKQRENVLAPNTFSLERHRLMWLYLTNKTNFFQAKQKVLHIAPEQAFYKRFRAMQNLDYITSDIESPLADVKADICDLPFGENTFDVIFCNHVLEHIMDDHQAMSELFRVMKPGGWGIFQVPISYQRELTYEDSSVTSKEERKEKFGQYDHVRIYGLDYYQRLEDAGFIVHKVDYTKEIPTEEINRYRLEKGEILPVVEKPIQTNE
- the map gene encoding type I methionyl aminopeptidase is translated as MIILKTKEELELMYLSAQLVSKTLGMLAKEIKPGVTTNHLDKLGGEFIRDHGGYPAFLGMYDFPKNLCISPNEQVVHGIPNDIPLEDGDIVSVDCGVYMNEFYGDHAYTFAVGNIDEETEKLLRVTKESLYKGIEQMRKGNRIGDIGYAIQQHCEAEGYGIVKELVGHGLGREMHEDPQVPNYGRRGTGKKLENGIVLAIEPMVNMGTDKVKFHKDGWTVTTRDNKYSAHYEHDVCLVEGEPKLLSTFGYIYEALGIESDEEKPYLFK
- a CDS encoding BT0820 family HAD-type phosphatase; translated protein: MMNTKIIAVDFDGTIVEDKYPQIGKPKLFAFETLKKLQNEGYRLILWTYRSGEKLSEAVEFCRANGIEFYAVNSSFEGEEYDPKQQSRKINADLFIDDRNLGGFPGWGEVYQVISQKIEFTLHHGEKKEQKKKRGFFRL
- the recQ gene encoding DNA helicase RecQ, whose protein sequence is METHTKDLSSYLKKYFGYDQFKGQQEEIIKTLLNNQDVFVLMPTGGGKSMCYQLPALMSEGVAIIVSPLIALMKNQVDALRGISTNEVAHVLNSSLNKSETKIVMDDIRAGKTKMLYVAPESLTKEEYIDFFKTVKISFFAIDEAHCISEWGHDFRPEYRNLKSIIQKIGNAPIIALTATATPKVQEDIQKTLGMQDARVFKDSFNRPNLFYEVRPKINQDKEIVKFIKKRQGKSGVVYCLSRKKVEELTQLLQVNGIKAIPYHAGLDAKTRSKHQDMFLMEDVDVVVATIAFGMGIDKPDVRFVIHYDIPKSLESYYQETGRAGRDGGEGECVAFYDYKDIEKLEKFLASKPVAEREIGMQLLNEVAAYAETSMSRRKFLLHYFGEEFDEVNGAGANMDDNMRNPKKMMDATREAQQVLTIVEKTNQKLRIADIVHILVGKENSITKSFNLQSEPYFGIGKDQEDYFWKTVVRQLIVHNYLKKEIETYGLLKITEQGREFLDNPTKFEIAQDIDYKKLLDGGIVDETPTSPAAFDDRLLKHLKELRKKIAKKHQLPPFAVFQDASLDDMTMQYPTNLVELTNVYGVGEGKAKKFGKEFVAYIAQYVEDNQIERPDDMVIKQVADKTSHKVYIIQSTDRKLDLADVASAKNLSMDELLSEMESIVYQGTKLNINYYIDEVLDEDQQEEIFDYLMEAENDSMANLLDEFSDDYDEEELRLMRIKFISEVAN